Proteins from a genomic interval of Lycium ferocissimum isolate CSIRO_LF1 unplaced genomic scaffold, AGI_CSIRO_Lferr_CH_V1 ctg210, whole genome shotgun sequence:
- the LOC132043094 gene encoding protein TIFY 10A-like, which produces MASSEIVDSGRFAGQKSHFSQTCSLLSQYLKEKGSFGDLSLGINRNFDSTGSTTMDLLPKIEKSSESKSMNLFPEQGAAMKTESEPEKAQMTIFYAGQVIVFNDFPADKAKEIMLMASASTTNNALNQINNFPCAMVPPKQAESVVDLVTPQMPSQSSVSDLPIARRASLTRFLEKRKDRLTTKAPYQISNFHKQAASPKVEENKAWLGLGAQFPVKTEQY; this is translated from the exons ATGGCTTCATCGGAGATTGTGGATTCAGGTAGGTTCGCCGGTCAGAAATCACATTTCTCTCAGACATGTAGTTTGTTAAGCCAATACCTAAAAGAAAAGGGTTCTTTTGGAGATCTCAGTCTTGGTATCAACCGCAATTTTGATTCCACTG GTTCTACTACTATGGATTTGTTGCCAAAGATTGAGAAATCTAGTGAGTCGAAATCGATGAATCTGTTCCCCGAGCAAGGTGCTGCAATGAAGACTGAATCTGAACCGGAGAAAGCACAGATGACGATATTCTATGCAGGTCAAGTTATTGTGTTCAATGATTTTCCAGCAGACAAAGCTAAGGAAATCATGCTTATGGCTAGTGCTAGTACTACCAACAATGCACTGAATCAAATCAACAACTTTCCTTGTGCTATGGTTCCTCCTAAACAAGCGGAATCTGTTGTTGATTTGGTTACTCCTCAAATGCCTTCTCAGTCAAGTGTTTCCG ATTTACCAATTGCTAGAAGAGCTTCACTTACAAGGTtcttggagaaaagaaaagataggctGACTACAAAGGCACCTTACCAAATTAGCAACTTCCATAAACAGGCAGCTTCTCCTAAGGTGGAAGAAAACAAGGCATGGTTGGGATTAGGTGCTCAATTTCCAGTCAAAACTGAACAATACTAG